The DNA window ACGGACTCGAACCCAGATTCTCAAGGAGACTAAGTATATCCACATTTTGATGCCACTAAGCTAGAAGAgcgaatataatttatatatacaacttatactatcctatatactatttatatctctttataatttatatttctatataacttataccttatataatttttatataaaaaatataaatatttatatataaataaatgataagataaaaaatataaaattttatatataaattaattaacagaGATAATTTACTTTGCTTTTTATGAACGGTGTGTTTGCATCGATCTATAAAAACtcctttattatatatatttttattttgtttaaattttaggATAAATGGTGAGGAGGGAAACTGTTTAGTTAAATTTgtatactattttaatatattcaaacaaAAGCGTTTGTAGTCCAACGGTTAGGATAATTGCCTTCCAAGCAATAGACCCGGGTTCGACTCCCGGCAGACGCAATTTTTTACTCCAACAAAAGGCATTACTGACGTATAATTGGCGGCGAATAATAAGCGACACAAAAAGTAAATtgcttataaattataattcagaTCAAACACAAGGCTTAATTAAAGGGGATGATTCTCATGAATATCTATCAAAACAGAATGATGAAGAAGCTAGATAGCTAGCTAACTGCTAAGCCcagaaaaaacaaatacaaaataaataaagctCCATATCATAATTAACCTTTCTTATCTCTTCTTTTTTGAAACACACAAAAATggaaattaaattcaataaattaaattaaagtcaTTGATTGTTCTGACTTGTTATTTTCCCGTCTAACAATTGAATTCATGATGATATCTCCACTTCAAGAAATCTAACCTTAAATTTTTGAAACGACATTATCTACTGTTGTAATTGATAGAATTATCCTCGTAGAGGAAATCTCTGCAGCTTCAGAAACACAACCTTGGAGAATCAACAACCcatataaagaagaagaaagttgCTTTTGTGCTGTATCCAATATttgacaaataatataattaattaattaattgacaaaATCTGAGACAGATGTGGAAGGATCTTTTGGCTGTCTGGTTTTTTCTGAACCAACTCACTCGATCTACCTTTTCTCAAGGAAAATGGCAATCACAAATCTTGCTAGACTACTTCAAATTCCTTTGTTTGCAGAATCTCACTGCTTTGCTAACTAGCTAGCTATCagctttaaatatttatttgtttttttaattaaatttggcTTGAGAGGTAGTAATATGATGTTGGTTATTTGGGTGGataaaatcactttttttttttttttatagaaaaaccTTGTTAAGTGTAAATATTAcaaaaactagtttttaaaagggttatttacataatttcccttaaataataaaatacttataatccgggtattttagtattttatatatttaaaagaaagatttgattgatgaaaagATGGTAGATAAAATGTTTGAgtttttgggtaaaataaaaaaaaaactaatataaaataaagtttggaCTCGTTCAGATATGGGGTCGGATTTGCTGTCCACAACATGTTTCAATGTTTGTCTCATTCtttaaaacactttaaaattattctctctcttgatgaaaagttcttttttatatgattttaaagtgttttaaaGAATGAAACAGACGTTGAGACATGTCGTAGGACAGCAGATCCGGTCCCTTCAGATTTAGGTGTTTTGAATAAtctgtattatttaaaaagtaatgatAAATGGTAATTTTGAGaagatgttaattttttttataaaaaaacttaaaaaatattttagttaatatattgaGTTATGTTATAGTAGAGAggaaagtaaaataatatttgattaagcAAATATTTACAGGTTGTGATTAACATAATTACTTTTCTTGTGTAGcaaatacataatttattttaagcaaGCTCTAAGTTGATAAGAGGTAATCACCAATTTAGGAGTTGTGACTTGTAATATGTTTCCtttgcattttttttagttcttttcaaatgGTAAAGTCTGAATCCAGATATAGCAAAAAGGTATGAGCTGTCTACTAACTAAGTTCCAGTTTTAGTAAACTATGACCCATATTCATGATCATCTCTGTTGCAGCAGCTGATATAAAACCAATCCTCATGGTCTTTCCTGCCCTGCCCTGCCCTGACCTGACCTTAAGAATTGGATGTcatctttcttaattttttgtCTCCTTATATTGTTTGGACGGACCTAGGATCTGTTTTCTCATATTtgaaacaagaagaagaagaaggattgatgagagagaaaaacaagaaAGTGTGTGAATGTCGGAATGAGATGAGTATTGGTTTCTCATGGCCACCAAGAGCATACAGTTGTAGCTTTTGCAAAAGAGAGTTTCGATCTGCTCAAGCATTGGGAGGTCATATGAATGTCCACAGAAGAGACAGAGCTAAGCTCAGACATCATCTCTCTCCTCCTCCCTCCTCTTCAACATCAGATCAATTTCCTAATTTCCTCATCAACCTTAACATAACCCCTACTAgtcctaaccctaaccctaatcatcatcatcatcatcccccAAACCCTAATATTTACTGGACGCATAATACAGTCAATTGTGGGGGGCCGGCGAATTTGGAAAAGATGAAGTCTTGTGCCACGACAACAAGAGTCCTTTTTCGCGAGGATAATATTGATGAGGTTTACAATAAGAGGGGGAAAATGAAATTAGCTGGATTGGATTTGGAGAATATGGGTTCGGTTAGAGATTCAAAGGATGAACCAGCGTTGGATTTGGAGCTTCGACTGGGATACAATGATACTAACTAGTTCGAACATGAAGCTAGCTAGCTGCTTCATTGTTGGTAGTATCTATATATTCTAAgctatatgttttttaatataactaattaGGTCGTACTTTCATGCATGTTGCAGAAATTAAGCTATATTAttataccctatataatttatgataaatctATGTTGTATTTGGGTTGTTCTagctatttatttattacaaaaattcaGAGGAGAGACTCGTCACCATTAATTTAATGATAGAGAGTCTTACTTTGATTAGttgttagtattttttatattttataaataacccTAGAATATGTTTCCATTCTtcattatatatgtttattaagtAAGATGATGATTGAATTAAGGCTTAGATTTGGACTTTGGAAA is part of the Impatiens glandulifera chromosome 1, dImpGla2.1, whole genome shotgun sequence genome and encodes:
- the LOC124918808 gene encoding transcriptional regulator SUPERMAN-like gives rise to the protein MSIGFSWPPRAYSCSFCKREFRSAQALGGHMNVHRRDRAKLRHHLSPPPSSSTSDQFPNFLINLNITPTSPNPNPNHHHHHPPNPNIYWTHNTVNCGGPANLEKMKSCATTTRVLFREDNIDEVYNKRGKMKLAGLDLENMGSVRDSKDEPALDLELRLGYNDTN